The window ATCATGGAGCATTAGGATGATGAATTGAATGGAGCTAATTGAGTTGACTCTGATGGAATGGAAGCTAATTGACTTAACTCTGATGGAAAACCCCTAACTTTTGTAGATTAGATGGCTTTAGTTGTTTAGCACAGTTTCATTGTTTTGCTCTTCTCTGGGGTTACTAGTTTATTTTATTTATGCTGCCCTTGCTTGTTTATATTTGACTGTGCAATTGATGGTTTCTTAACGGTAGGTTGTCATATACAGAAACGGCTCTAAAGCTTGACGGTTTGATCGGTGATGTAGAAGACGCTGTTTCCTCTTCTGTGACTGCAAAACTTAAATCTCGTGGAGAAAATTCAGAGGTATGATTCATGCCATACTGTGGTTGCGAGGACAGTTAACTTGTCAACTGCTAATTCTGCCATCATCATCTTTACTCCAGAAAACCCACCATGTTGCTATTGGATATCTTAAAAAGATAGAAGATCTTTTAGCTTCAGTTACAAGGACCAGACCACAATGGACTCGCCTTATATCTGCAGTGGATCACAGAGTGGACAGATCTTTAGCTTTACTAAGACCACAAGCTATTGTTGATCATCGTGCTCTACTGTCATCCCTTGGCTGGCCTCCTTCCCTTGCTGGAACAAAAATTTCAGATAGTAATTCTGGGAAACCGGCAGAGACTGTGAACCCATTATTTTCAATGAAGGGTGACCTGACAAGGAAGTATTCTGAAAGCTTTCTTTCGCTCTGTAATCTACAAGAATTACAGAAACGCAGAAAAGCTAGGCAACTACATGGGCACGACATGGGAAATCAACCACGTCAACCATTATGGGTGATAGAGGAGTTAGTAAATCCGTTATCTGCTGCTGCACAACACCATTTCTCCAAATGGGTTGAGAATCCTGAATTTGTCTTTGCTCTTGCTTATAAGATAACAAGAGATTTTGTTGATTCCATGGATGAGATACTGCAGCCCCTTGTAGATAAGGCCAATCTTGTAGGGTATAGCTGCAGAGAGGAGTGGATTTCAGGTATAGTTATTGCACTGTCTACATACTTGGCGAAAGAGATATTTCCTAAGCAGATTGAACTTCTTCAAGAAAGTAGCTCAAGTGATGCAAGCAGCACGGCGGCTCAGGCAAGAGTCTCATGGCTTAACCTTGTTGATCTGATGATATCTTTTGACAAGCGAACTCAAGATTTGATCTCCGGTACAGGACTGCTACTTTCAGTAAAGGATGATGAGAATTGGCAGAGGATCTCAGTGCTCTCTGTCTTCTGTGATCGTCCAGACTGGCTTGAAATATGGGCAGAGATTGAGAGACGGGAGGTTTTTGCTAGCCTGAAATCAGCAATGGAGAATGAAAATAATTGGAGTAAGAGGATTGAAGGAGCGATGCTTGAGTATGGATCAGATGACTGCAAATCTCCAGCAATAACCGGTGCTGTTAAACATGGCTTGTCTTTGATAATTGATCGTGCTAGGCCTATTCCTAGCATTACCCTTAGGGCAGAATTCATTAGGATTTCTGCTTCACCCATAATATCAGAATTCCTCGGTTGCATGTTTAGGAGGTGCCAAGAGGCAGAGGGGCTAACTGCTCTGGCCGATGATAATGCTTTGACCAAAGTATCACAATCCATTAATGCAGCTCGGTACGTGGAATCCACATTGGCACAATGGTGTGAGGATGTGTTCTTTCTTGAAATGGAAAATCTATCTGTAGTTGGAGAAGAAGGGGGTTGTGTATTCCAGCAAGAGATAAATCAACTGAAAGAGTTCAGATCAGAATGGGTTGATAAGATTTCCACCGTCATCCTTAGGGCTTTTGATGCTCGATGCCGGGACTATCTGAAAAACAAGAGGCAGTGGCAGGAGCATTCAGAAGAACCAGCTATATCCAGAGCCATCATAGAGTCTTCAGGCTATATTCAAGGGAGGCTATCTAGGCTCGAAGAAGGCCTAAATGTGCTGGATTTTGTAACAGTATGGAGAGCCGTGGCAACCGGAGTAGACCAGCTGCTTTTCACAGGGATTTTCGCTGGAAGCCCAAAGTTTAATGACGGTGGGGTGGAAAGGCTTCATGCTGATCTGAGTGTTCTTTTTGCTGTTTTCCAAGCCTGGTGTCTGAGGCCTGAAGGCTTCTTCCCAAGACTGTCCGAGGGATTGAAATTGCTGAAGATTGATGAGAGGCAACTAAGAGATGGTAGGATGGTTACAGATAAAAATTGGCTGCGGGAACATGGTATTAGGCATCTGACAGCCGGTGAGGCAGAAAAGATAATTAAAAACAGGGTGTATGATGCATGATATATACAAGATATTAGACGTCGTCAGGCTTGAATGTCAAAAATGAATTGCCTTATTGGAATGGGCTTACAATTTTTTTTTTACTCTATACAAATTTGTGTCATCCTCATTCAGAGATGTATCCTCCCCTTGTTGATTGGTGTAATAAGGTTGTGTCGTCCTCATTCATTCAATAGTAAGTTTTCCCTTTTGTAACAGTAAACTGTTCTGTTGACGGGGCTTTCTATGGTTTGACCAAGAAAGCAGCCTTTTTCTTTTTATA is drawn from Triticum dicoccoides isolate Atlit2015 ecotype Zavitan chromosome 6B, WEW_v2.0, whole genome shotgun sequence and contains these coding sequences:
- the LOC119322940 gene encoding RINT1-like protein MAG2; its protein translation is MEAAAPSPLLHSPPHITPELRRFLDVRFRSPADLAAAADVEAEIRGRCAELESSVAELSARLAVVAAAYSSSLGAAGSALRSVRGGLAALKASTDKTGVREDVEAGSEKMLFEQLPPLATDVARVDIVRDYAETALKLDGLIGDVEDAVSSSVTAKLKSRGENSEKTHHVAIGYLKKIEDLLASVTRTRPQWTRLISAVDHRVDRSLALLRPQAIVDHRALLSSLGWPPSLAGTKISDSNSGKPAETVNPLFSMKGDLTRKYSESFLSLCNLQELQKRRKARQLHGHDMGNQPRQPLWVIEELVNPLSAAAQHHFSKWVENPEFVFALAYKITRDFVDSMDEILQPLVDKANLVGYSCREEWISGIVIALSTYLAKEIFPKQIELLQESSSSDASSTAAQARVSWLNLVDLMISFDKRTQDLISGTGLLLSVKDDENWQRISVLSVFCDRPDWLEIWAEIERREVFASLKSAMENENNWSKRIEGAMLEYGSDDCKSPAITGAVKHGLSLIIDRARPIPSITLRAEFIRISASPIISEFLGCMFRRCQEAEGLTALADDNALTKVSQSINAARYVESTLAQWCEDVFFLEMENLSVVGEEGGCVFQQEINQLKEFRSEWVDKISTVILRAFDARCRDYLKNKRQWQEHSEEPAISRAIIESSGYIQGRLSRLEEGLNVLDFVTVWRAVATGVDQLLFTGIFAGSPKFNDGGVERLHADLSVLFAVFQAWCLRPEGFFPRLSEGLKLLKIDERQLRDGRMVTDKNWLREHGIRHLTAGEAEKIIKNRVYDA